A single region of the Hirundo rustica isolate bHirRus1 chromosome 31, bHirRus1.pri.v3, whole genome shotgun sequence genome encodes:
- the LOC120764581 gene encoding uncharacterized protein LOC120764581, whose protein sequence is MEPREVLEALVALVATLGELVATVAGPDEDVLRVVSPRSLRAALRKFTWHLHCTLNLRGVTSLGQRDVTSLGQAVAALGANPGASSARARVTAAASAWRELVAALMESWDRLAEDATKLHEDWGNATTRSGRLPTNTWMLLERLVAACDKATVFPWELLRRLGDIELALEGTGEVTPNVPLRPWWPWWRRPSGCGRPAPA, encoded by the exons ATGGAGCCCCGCGAG gtGCTGGAGGCGCTGGTGGCCTTGGTGGCCACCCTGGGTGAGCTGGTGGCCACCGTGGCTGGGCCAGACGAGGATGTGCTGCGGGTCGTGTCCCCAAGGTCCCTGCGTGCAGCCCTGAGGAAATTCACCTGGCACCTCCATTGCACCCTGAACCTCCGTggtgtcacctccctgggccAGCGCGATGTCACCTCCCTGGGCCAAGCCGTGGCCGCCCTCGGGGCCAACCCGGGGGCCTCCTCGGCCCGTGCCCGTGTGACAGCAGCGGCCAGCGCCTGGCGGGAGTTGGTGGCTGCGCTCATGGAGAGCTGGGACCGGCTGGCCGAGGACGCCACCAAGCTCCACGAAGACTGGGGGAACGCGACCACCAGGAGTGGACGGCTGCCGACCAATacctggatgctgctggagcGCTTGGTGGCCGCGTGTGACAAAGCCACCGTGttcccctgggagctgctgcgcCGGCTCGGGGACATCGAGTTAGCCCTGGAGGGCACAGGGGAGGTGACCCCAAATGTCCCTCTGAGGCCCTGGTGGCCGTGGTGGCGGAGGCCGAGCGGCTGTGGGAGGCCAGCTCCCGCCTGA